In one window of Paludisphaera rhizosphaerae DNA:
- a CDS encoding PEP-CTERM sorting domain-containing protein encodes MTVATRKASLIGNADRILARAATVAAAATGAGLVGQAGTTHADVVYSGPVNINIPTATAGIYLNVVTGVTGTSPGSVAGWDLNLWGSSAFFAWANNSASPNDGIVSGLGTSTTLVDNLAIGTIVDGAATYSRTASIETTGSTAFQLNSTGNYIGFRFLNESTGAINYGWLQISLSSTYNSQPRSIIGYAYEDTGASIAVGQVSAVPEPASLAMLATGLAGLTAFRLRRRAV; translated from the coding sequence ATGACTGTGGCAACTCGCAAGGCAAGTCTCATCGGAAACGCCGATCGTATTCTGGCCAGGGCAGCCACGGTCGCGGCGGCTGCGACGGGGGCTGGGCTGGTGGGCCAGGCCGGGACGACCCACGCGGACGTCGTCTACAGTGGGCCGGTCAATATCAACATCCCGACCGCCACCGCCGGTATTTATCTGAACGTGGTGACCGGCGTCACCGGAACGAGCCCCGGCAGCGTTGCGGGCTGGGATCTCAATCTTTGGGGTTCGAGCGCGTTCTTTGCCTGGGCGAACAACTCCGCCTCGCCCAATGACGGTATTGTCAGCGGCTTGGGCACTTCGACGACGCTCGTGGACAACCTGGCGATCGGCACGATCGTGGACGGCGCAGCGACCTACAGCCGGACCGCCAGTATCGAGACGACTGGTTCCACCGCCTTCCAACTCAATAGCACCGGCAACTACATCGGCTTCCGGTTCCTCAACGAATCGACGGGGGCGATCAATTACGGCTGGTTGCAGATCAGCCTGTCCAGCACCTACAACAGCCAGCCGCGTTCGATCATTGGCTACGCCTACGAGGACACGGGCGCCAGCATCGCCGTCGGCCAGGTCTCCGCAGTCCCCGAGCCCGCGTCGCTCGCGATGCTGGCGACGGGCCTGGCCGGCCTGACCGCCTTCCGCCTTCGTCGCCGCGCCGTCTGA